Proteins encoded together in one Telopea speciosissima isolate NSW1024214 ecotype Mountain lineage chromosome 6, Tspe_v1, whole genome shotgun sequence window:
- the LOC122666288 gene encoding WAT1-related protein At5g47470-like isoform X2: MMLGLSRFEFLEEFIVITGLIIVQAIYGFYAVFTSHLMSIGVGPFFLIIYGGFATSILLLPFSISFERVMFQALMLMGIKKTSPAVASAMPNLAPGFIFLIAWSLGLEKVNPKCIYSKAKIVGTLGCISGALAMSFFHGSQTSQAVVIPASIDKDKIIGCLCLIGAVFVLSCTSVLQAQVMVDFPAPMSLSAATALIGAILTGIVQLIQDHKLEFDWPLVNVRILIGAILLGGIVGGACTSFCTWTMKKRGPVFVSMFNPIGTVFSVIISWLTIGDSMTIGSLFGMLLMFTGLYFVLWAKKNEDYISMDKVNGTTRVSDPEMPLLS; encoded by the exons ATGATGCTTGGTCTCTCCAGATTTGAATTCCTGGAGGAATTTATTGTTATAACAGGTCTTATAATCGTTCAAGCCATTTATGGATTCTATGCGGTGTTCACAAGTCATCTCATGTCCATTGGAGTCGGTcctttcttcctcatcatctatGGAGGCTTTGCCACTTCcatccttctccttcctttctccatttcctttgaaag GGTAATGTTCCAAGCTCTGATGCTCATGGGGATTAAGAAGACTTCTCCTGCTGTTGCTTCTGCCATGCCCAACCTTGCTCCAGGCTTCATCTTCCTCATTGCCTGGTCACTCGG GTTAGAGAAAGTGAATCCCAAATGCATTTACAGTAAAGCCAAGATTGTGGGAACACTTGGTTGCATCAGTGGGGCCTTAGCCATGAGTTTCTTTCACGGTTCACAGACTTCACAAGCAGTGGTGATACCTGCTTCCATAGATAAAGACAAGATCATTGGTTGCTTGTGTCTAATTGGGGCAGTTTTTGTTTTATCCTGTACTAGTGTTTTACAG GCTCAAGTTATGGTCGATTTCCCTGCACCCATGTCCTTAAGTGCTGCAACAGCCTTGATTGGTGCCATTCTTACAGGAATAGTGCAGTTGATCCAAGATCATAAGTTAGAATTTGATTGGCCTCTTGTGAATGTTCGAATCCTTATTGGGGCTATCCTACTG GGAGGGATTGTGGGTGGAGCCTGCACAAGCTTCTGTACATGGACAATGAAAAAAAGGGGAcctgtttttgtttccatgttCAACCCTATTGGAACTGTGTTCTCTGTCATCATCTCTTGGCTCACCATAGGTGACTCCATGACCATAGGaag CTTATTTGGAATGCTACTTATGTTCACTGGTCTCTATTTTGTGTTATGGGCTAAGAAGAATGAAGATTACATCTCCATGGACAAGGTTAATGGGACAACAAGAGTTTCTGACCCTGAGATGCCTCTTTTAAGTTAA
- the LOC122666288 gene encoding WAT1-related protein At5g47470-like isoform X1, which produces MMLGLSRFEFLEEFIVITGLIIVQAIYGFYAVFTSHLMSIGVGPFFLIIYGGFATSILLLPFSISFERQNWPKKFTLKILFQLLLISFGGVMFQALMLMGIKKTSPAVASAMPNLAPGFIFLIAWSLGLEKVNPKCIYSKAKIVGTLGCISGALAMSFFHGSQTSQAVVIPASIDKDKIIGCLCLIGAVFVLSCTSVLQAQVMVDFPAPMSLSAATALIGAILTGIVQLIQDHKLEFDWPLVNVRILIGAILLGGIVGGACTSFCTWTMKKRGPVFVSMFNPIGTVFSVIISWLTIGDSMTIGSLFGMLLMFTGLYFVLWAKKNEDYISMDKVNGTTRVSDPEMPLLS; this is translated from the exons ATGATGCTTGGTCTCTCCAGATTTGAATTCCTGGAGGAATTTATTGTTATAACAGGTCTTATAATCGTTCAAGCCATTTATGGATTCTATGCGGTGTTCACAAGTCATCTCATGTCCATTGGAGTCGGTcctttcttcctcatcatctatGGAGGCTTTGCCACTTCcatccttctccttcctttctccatttcctttgaaag GCAGAACTGGCCCAAGAAATTCACTCTTAAGATATTATTTCAATTGCTGTTGATTTCCTTTGGTGG GGTAATGTTCCAAGCTCTGATGCTCATGGGGATTAAGAAGACTTCTCCTGCTGTTGCTTCTGCCATGCCCAACCTTGCTCCAGGCTTCATCTTCCTCATTGCCTGGTCACTCGG GTTAGAGAAAGTGAATCCCAAATGCATTTACAGTAAAGCCAAGATTGTGGGAACACTTGGTTGCATCAGTGGGGCCTTAGCCATGAGTTTCTTTCACGGTTCACAGACTTCACAAGCAGTGGTGATACCTGCTTCCATAGATAAAGACAAGATCATTGGTTGCTTGTGTCTAATTGGGGCAGTTTTTGTTTTATCCTGTACTAGTGTTTTACAG GCTCAAGTTATGGTCGATTTCCCTGCACCCATGTCCTTAAGTGCTGCAACAGCCTTGATTGGTGCCATTCTTACAGGAATAGTGCAGTTGATCCAAGATCATAAGTTAGAATTTGATTGGCCTCTTGTGAATGTTCGAATCCTTATTGGGGCTATCCTACTG GGAGGGATTGTGGGTGGAGCCTGCACAAGCTTCTGTACATGGACAATGAAAAAAAGGGGAcctgtttttgtttccatgttCAACCCTATTGGAACTGTGTTCTCTGTCATCATCTCTTGGCTCACCATAGGTGACTCCATGACCATAGGaag CTTATTTGGAATGCTACTTATGTTCACTGGTCTCTATTTTGTGTTATGGGCTAAGAAGAATGAAGATTACATCTCCATGGACAAGGTTAATGGGACAACAAGAGTTTCTGACCCTGAGATGCCTCTTTTAAGTTAA